Proteins from a genomic interval of Sander vitreus isolate 19-12246 chromosome 6, sanVit1, whole genome shotgun sequence:
- the megf8 gene encoding multiple epidermal growth factor-like domains protein 8 isoform X1, with translation MRPKRRELVVPVMSSSCPVSFILVVLLLAELPAYQAGDCKGHRQVLRGPPGYVTDGPGNYSVNGNCEWLIKAPSNSHRIVLNFTFMDTECTYDYLFVYDGDSYQSPLLASLSGNTLPQPIEAKSGKMLLHLFSDANYNLLGFNATYTFSVCPGACGGHGRCDSSTSKCHCHQGWGEAACTTPLCSQACSVNGQCDQKGERCLCNPGFLGHSCQLGFHDDSGAGQWWRVSEENPYTPPRTGSAGVYLSSTGAMYLFGGFDLNRALGDLIKYNFTSNQWESRSYGHSPVARHSHTAVEWMGNMVIFGGELANGSLASDVWMYRPLQDDWQQHGFSNSRGSPKLANHAAAVVDNYLYVFGGRTEEDMFSSSLYRFGLHGSGRWETVQPTGGKPPATAGHSMVFHSPSRTLLVYGGHRPTTARFSVRVNNTDVFHVDRRFWTSFRSRFPATGPRERAFHSATVIGNYMVVYGGNVHIHYQEEKCFDEEIFFYHLGCHQWVSAGERWSRRGDSVRGRYSHVAAVMEGRVLLVAGGYSGVARGDLVAYKVPLFVSSYQGDRDAVCAEALDESMCLKNPECSWCEGRCREYQPTNPCGSTGCLGLARFLSDCQSCLVFSGTLAALARAPGEFGWCVQNESCLPVSERSACRVDQISGAYGWWGERTLFLTSLHSCRTENYVPGLHLLTFQHPRNDSQPDKVSILRSTTIILSPTTEMDVALQFRGFIHPLWGAPPPAPPPTETVSMWARIQRLHFEARMASGPNSSQLEVVGRWAAQQEKELKLLARTDGSRLFSNLTRGNHYLVQAEGYLNNSGSGQTSEMALIWNRTLPGGSEISFLFLEPYRSGSCSAYMSCLACLSDQSCGWCPSLSRCLLRDNPDLEPCPEGENREGKGDGQRHLLLAPQHCTLCEEYRDCSACTQDPFCEWQINSSKKGDYQCSRRGRLDGSIRDSRGCPKVCNQRRTCGECLSNSSQCAWCESAQACFYFAAYLTKYPYGECRDWYDSVHSIPQCKQCSALNTCTDCLRTFQCGWCGDYNNPTIGKCLRGDWAGMDDPLVYNCSVAVAEAQAANPEPQTSAPPRPLEMEMELELLDDEEQDAIWSYPTCPDVEECRLGLHNCHPFATCINTPTSYECHCERGYTGDGTLHCNQTCYNECREGQCSGSPRFECECSLGWTSDPATLVLSGVECDVDCGCNFHSTCITAPGICDECQDWTTGPHCEHCRPGSFGSALAGGGGCVQCECNGHGDPLRGYCHNQTGQCYCTHNTQGPHCESCLPGYYGDPRNNGTCYRQCQGRSVLLSSTSAMPLSSSLGWRSGTEGNGGLSHCLWVLSVTENLAPCLPRQLCPPVALTLHPDSHTRCKSSFVYVFDGLPRFLANGVVHSDHNLIGAFCGTTRTQPITVEATSGVISVYFEANVSSNKPQGFNASFWVRRCHQSSDEGEEGSPVCPAGAQCQGGLCQCPQGYGGPQCNRPICPQDCGIAEGRGACNISLGVCVCSDSWAGSDCSVPRDSNSLVWETLLDTQLTMNQAHRFLHRMGHSLVSGPQGNLWMYGGLSLSEGILGNVYRYSVSEHRWTQMLTSSVEEGSTPSPRYHHASALLTSHESGSGSHRASHDFMLVVGGVIENGVAMDTWSLNLSSLVWREHKSTVLPPVSGHTLTVRRDSSVLLIGGYSPDNGFNHHLLEFSPHTGNWTIAPHTGTPPTGLYGHSAVYHEQTDAIYVFGGYRFHVETVEPSGELYSLYYPNLTWSLLVPSQGNKPLSRFFHAAAMIKDTMVIVGGRTEAEDYSNSVSLYQINCNTWIQPVSVVGDPVNCSVSLAMTSLSGRLFLSGGFNGVTLGRLLTLSVPSDPCALLPTPEACNTTTGSCVWCRGTCASSDTAERMGCFTGQSPCSPTPRQPDQCRRLKTCSECLARHPKTFSSTSQPALQCKWCTNCPEGACISSSVSCTSEHDCRINQREIFLSSNCTETSCEASDCPKCTASGKCMWTRQFKRTGETRRILSVNPTYDWTCFSYALLNVSPMQVESSPPMPCPPPCHSLNNCSLCLGSRGSDGGWQHCVWSMALQQCMSPSFVPLRCEAGQCGRLLSGADSCSPQCSQLTQCSQCISRPQCGWCATREGNGAGRCLQGGLDGVSEGVCPLRNSSWSFLHCPEEDECANGHHHCNSTQDCHDQPQGYHCTCKQGYILSRVSGQCEPVCAEGCVNGTCVSPGVCQCHFGFVGENCSSQCSCNKHSNCAGVSKPDVCLECHNNTIGKHCEKCKPLFVGSAKGGGTCRPCREFCRGNSAVCLSGDELKKALENPRLFPLDPNSIQNWVSEGPTEEHAVCVNCKNNSVGDKCESCLSGFFLLPGKCEKCQCNGHADTCNEHDGTGCPCQNNTETSSCLSSPQSDRKDCYRQQCAKCKDSFNGTPVNGRQCYRQFNVDTECCFDPTSQTNCFHDPTIRNLPKGRTVFFSAQPKFTNVDIRVTIDVTFGEVEVYVSNSHDIFIVDVDRNTGIHTIRIEEEAVTRGTTTGIDKDSPPSPIKVLANASSSLGGPVLSNNPLQLQAKPSGAEREITEARAEGLITYITVWKPQTVLIVRGVRDRVVITFPHEVHSLKSSRFYIALRGVGTAERQGESQGLLFLRQDQAHIDLFVFFSVFFSCFFLFLSVCVLLWKVKQFLDFRREQRRHIQEMTKMASRPFAKLTIYLEPEEPQLIYLPSAGGGVGGSTVSLAHARTSKLGGVVVGQRGRAGAVSYKHDPGSGPTAHHHLTLGGGGNGSQHLPLHYLNTHHYASTTSGTPASHHHHPSTYSGYQHFCRSDPFLSQLMGFSYSTFKVGPITLEPTDDGMAGVATVLLQLPGGVLAPNRACLGSALVTLRQNLQEYCGHGNGGGHPGAGAGRKGLLGHQHLTTMAM, from the exons ATGAGGCCAAAGAGACGTGAACTG GTGGTGCCAGTGATGTCCTCATCCTGCCCTGTCTCCTTCATCCTGGTGGTTCTTCTGTTGGCTGAGTTGCCTGCGTACCAGGCAGGGGACTGCAAGGGCCACAGGCAGGTGTTGAGGGGCCCACCAGGCTACGTCACAGATGGACCAGGAAACTACTCTGTCAATGGGAACTGCGAGTGGCTTATCAAAG CTCCTAGCAACAGTCACCGCATTGTCTTAAATTTCACCTTCATGGACACAGAGTGTACCTATGATTACCTGTTTGTGTATGATGGAGACTCCTACCAGAGCCCTCTACTTGCCAGCCTGAGTGGCAACACTCTGCCTCAACCCATTGAAGCCAAGTCTGGCAAG ATGCTGCTTCATCTCTTCAGTGATGCTAATTACAACCTCCTTGGCTTCAATGCAACTTACACCTTCTCTGTGTGCCCTGGAGCCTGTGGTGGTCATGGCCGCTGTGATTCCTCTACATCAAAGTGCCATTGCCATCAGGGTTGGGGAGAAGCAGCTTGTACAACCCCTCTTTGCTCCCAGGCTTGTTCTGTGAATGGCCAGTGTGACCAG AAAGGAGAGCGCTGTCTGTGTAACCCAGGCTTCCTGGGTCACAGCTGCCAGCTTGGTTTCCATGATGATAGTGGGGCAGGGCAGTGGTGGCGTGTGAGTGAAGAAAACCCCTACACGCCTCCTAGGACGGGTTCTGCTGGCGTGTACCTGTCCTCCACTGGAGCCATGTACTTGTTTGGCG GGTTTGACCTGAACAGAGCTCTTGGTGACTTGATCAAATATAACTTCACATCCAACCAATGGGAAAGCAGGTCTTATGGTCACTCTCCT GTGGCTCGTCATTCCCACACAGCAGTAGAGTGGATGGGTAATATGGTTATCTTTGGAGGAGAGCTAGCCAACGGCTCCCTGGCCAGTGATGTCTGGATGTACCGGCCACTTCAAGATGACTGGCAACAGCATGGCTTTTCAAATTCACGTGGGTCTCCTAAACTGGCCAATCACGCTGCAGCTGTAGTAGACAATTATCTCTATGTATTTGGAG GTCGCACTGAGGAGGatatgttttcttcttctctgtatCGGTTCGGCCTGCATGGCTCTGGGCGGTGGGAGACTGTTCAGCCCACCGGTGGGAAGCCCCCGGCCACTGCCGGCCATTCCATGGTGTTCCACAGCCCATCCAGGACACTGCTGGTCTACGGAGGTCACAGGCCTACTACTGCCAG gtttaGCGTGAGGGTGAACAACACAGACGTGTTCCACGTGGACAGGCGGTTTTGGACATCCTTCCGTTCTCGTTTCCCAGCAACCGGCCCCAGAGAGAGAGCTTTCCACTCAGCCACCGTCATTGGAAACTACATGGTGGTCTACG GGGGGAATGTACATATTCATTACCAAGAGGAGAAGTGCTTTGATGAGGAGATCTTCTTTTATCATCTGGGCTGTCACCAATGGGTGTCTGCTGGGGAGAGATGGTCACGTA GAGGGGATTCTGTGAGGGGGCGTTACTCGCATGTTGCTGCTGTGATGGAGGGACGAGTGCTACTGGTTGCTGGGGGTTACAGTGGCGTTGCCCGTGGAGACCTGGTGGCTTACAAAGTTCCACTGTTTGTCAGTAGCTATCAAGGTGACAGG GACGCTGTTTGTGCTGAGGCGCTAGACGAAAGTATGTGCCTTAAGAACCCAGAGTGCAGCTGGTGTGAAGGCCGCTGTCGAGAGTACCAGCCAACTAATCCG TGTGGCAGTACTGGTTGCCTGGGCCTGGCTCGCTTCCTGTCTGATTGCCAGTCCTGCCTGGTGTTCAGTGGCACTCTGGCTGCTTTGGCCCGTGCCCCTGGTGAATTTGGCTGGTGTGTTCAGAATGAGTCCTGCCTACCAGTGTCAG AGCGAAGTGCGTGCCGTGTGGACCAGATCTCAGGGGCGTACGGCTGGTGGGGGGAGCGTACCCTTTTCCTAACCTCCCTCCACTCCTGTCGCACCGAGAACTATGTCCCGGGACTGCACCTGCTCACCTTCCAGCACCCCCGCAACGACTCCCAGCCTGACAAG GTGTCCATCCTACGCAGTACCACCATCATCCTTAGTCCCACCACAGAAATGGATGTAGCCCTACAGTTCAGGGGCTTCATCCACCCATTGTGGGGGGCCCCTCCACCTGCACCCCCTCCCACCGAGACTGTCTCCATGTGGGCTCGCATCCAAAGGCTCCACTTTGAGGCCCGAATGGCTTCAGGGCCCAACTCCAGCCAACTG GAGGTGGTGGGTCGTTGGGCAGCCCAGCAGGAGAAAGAGTTGAAGCTGCTGGCTCGCACAGATGGGAGTAGACTGTTTTCTAACCTGACCAGGGGCAACCATTACCTTGTTCAGGCTGAGGGCTACCTTAACAACTCTGGCTCAGGACAGACCAGTGAGATGGCCCTGATATGGAACAGAACATTGCCTGGAGGCAGT GAGATCTCCTTCCTGTTCCTGGAGCCTTACCGCTCAGGTTCCTGCTCAGCATACATGTCCTGTCTGGCCTGTTTGTCCGATCAGTCTTGTGGTTGGTGCCCGTCTTTGTCCCGCTGCCTGCTGCGGGACAACCCAGACCTCGAGCCCTGCCCTGAGGGAGAGAACAGGGAAGGCAAGGGGGATGGTCAGCGCCATCTGCTGTTGGCACCCCAGCACTGCACCTTGTGTGAAGAGTACAGAGACTGCTCTGCTTGTACTCAG GACCCTTTTTGCGAATGGCAAATAAACTCCAGCAAGAAAGGCGACTACCAGTGCAGTCGACGGGGAAGACTAGATGGATCCATACGTGACTCAAGGGGTTGTCCTAAAGTCTGCAACCA GAGAAGGACGTGTGGTGAGTGCCTTTCTAACTCCAGCCAGTGTGCATGGTGTGAGTCAGCCCAGGCCTGCTTCTATTTTGCTGCCTACCTCACAAAATACCCCTATGGAGAGTGCAGGGACTGGTACGACAG TGTTCATTCGATTCCCCAGTGTAAGCAATGTTCAGCTTTAAACACGTGCACAGACTGCCTGCGGACATTCCAGTGTGGCTGGTGTGGTGACTACAACAATCCCACAATTGGAAA ATGTTTGAGGGGAGACTGGGCAGGAATGGACGACCCCTTGGTGTATAACTGTAGTGTGGCTGTGGCTGAAGCACAGGCTGCAAA CCCCGAGCCCCAGACCTCGGCCCCGCCACGACCCCTGGAAATGGAGATGGAGCTGGAGCTCTTGGATGACGAAGAGCAAGATGCAATCTGGTCCTACCCCACCTGCCCTGATGTAGAGGAATGCAGGCTGGGTCTCCACAACTGTCACCCCTTCGCCACCTGCATCAACACTCCCACCTCCTATGAGTGCCATTGTGAGAGAGGATACACAGGGGATGGCACACTGCACTGCAACCAGAC GTGCTACAATGAGTGCCGTGAGGGCCAATGTAGTGGCAGCCCACGGTTTGAGTGTGAATGTTCCCTTGGCTGGACGTCTGACCCCGCCACCCTGGTTCTCAGTGGTGTTGAATGCGATGTTGACTGTGGCTGCAACTTCCATTCCACCTGTATTACTGCACCAGGGATatgtgacgaatgccagg ATTGGACTACAGGACCCCACTGTGAGCACTGCCGTCCAGGTAGCTTTGGTTCAGCGCTGGCTGGTGGTGGCGGCTGTGTGCAATGTGAGTGTAACGGCCATGGCGACCCTCTCCGAGGATACTGTCACAACCAGACAGGCCAGTGCTACTGCACCCACAACACTCAGGGACCACATTGTGAGTCCTGCCTTCCTGGTTACTACGGAGACCCCAG GAACAATGGCACATGCTACCGCCAGTGCCAGGGTCGTTCTGTGCTGCTCTCCTCCACCTCTGCCatgcctctctcctcttctctgggTTGGCGAAGTGGCACAGAAGGGAACGGAGGACTTTCTCATTGCCTGTGGGTCCTGTCTGTGACTGAGAACCTGGCACCTTGTCTGCCCAGACAGCTGTGTCCCCCTGTAGCCCTCACTCTACACCCAGACTCCCATACACGTTGTAAA agCTCCTTTGTCTATGTGTTTGATGGCCTTCCTCGTTTCCTGGCCAATGGAGTTGTACATTCAGATCACAACCTGATTGGGGCATTCTGTGGCACCACAAGGACTCAACCTATCACTGTGGAGGCCACCTCAG GTGTAATCTCCGTCTACTTTGAGGCCAACGTCTCCTCAAACAAACCTCAAGGCTTCAATGCATCTTTCTGGGTGCGGCGGTGTCACCAGAGCTCTGATGAGGGCGAAGAGGGGTCACCTGTGTGTCCAGCTGGAGCTCAGTGCCAAGGGGGGCTCTGTCAGTGCCCTCAGGGATATGGTGGACCCCAGTGCAACCGGCCCATATGCCCTCAGGATTGTGGAATAGCAGAAGGAAGAGGGGCTTGTAATATA tctctgggagtgtgtgtgtgctcagatAGCTGGGCTGGCTCAGACTGCTCTGTTCCTCGGGACTCCAACAGTCTGGTCTGGGAAACACTGCTGGACACACAACTGACAATG AACCAGGCCCACAGGTTTCTCCACAGGATGGGCCACTCTCTGGTGTCTGGACCACAGGGCAACCTCTGGATGTATGGAGGACTCTCTCTGTCAGagggcattctgggaaatgtctACAG ATATTCTGTGTCAGAGCACCGTTGGACACAAATGTTGACAAGCTCTGTGGAAGAAGGCTCGACTCCGAGTCCTCGCTATCACCACGCCTCTGCACTGCTGACCAGTCATGAGTCTGGCTCTGGAAGCCACAGAGCCAGTCACGACTTCATGTTGGTGGTGGGCGGTGTCATTGAAAACGGTGTTGCCATGGATACCTGGAGTCTTAATCTCAGCAGTTTAGTCTGGCGAGAACACAAG AGCACAGTGCTGCCCCCGGTGTCTGGCCACACTTTAACTGTACGCCGAGACTCCTCTGTGCTGTTGATTGGAGGTTACTCTCCAGACAACGGCTTCAACCACCATCTGCTGGAGTTCAGCCCTCATACAGGAAACTGGACCATTGCCCCCCACACTGGCACACCACCTACAG GTTTATATGGCCACTCAGCAGTGTACCATGAGCAGACTGATGCCATCTATGTCTTTGGTGGCTACCGCTTCCACGTGGAGACTGTGGAGCCCTCAGGCGAGCTCTACAGTCTGTACTACCCCAACCTCACCTGGTCTCTGCTGGTGCCCTCACAGGGTAATAAG CCCCTGTCCCGTTTCTTCCACGCTGCAGCCATGATCAAAGACACCATGGTCATTGTCGGGGGAAGGACAGAAGCTGAAGACTACAGTAACTCAGTGTCCCTGTACCAAATCAACTGTAACACCTGGATACAACCAG tCTCAGTTGTAGGAGATCCAGTAAATTGTTCAGTGTCTCTTGCCATGACAAGCTTGAGTGGCCGTCTCTTCCTGTCAGGGGGCTTCAATGGTGTCACACTGGGCAGACTCTTAACCCTGTCTGTGCCCTCTGACCCCTGTGCGCTGCTGCCAACACCAGAGGCCTGTAACACCACCACAGGCAGCTGCGTCTGGTGTAGGGGAACCTGTGCTTCTTCTGATACTGCTGAGAG AATGGGCTGCTTCACTGGCCAGTCTCCCTGTTCCCCGACCCCTCGTCAGCCAGACCAGTGTCGCAGACTGAAGACCTGCAGTGAATGCCTCGCCCGACACCCTAAAACATTCTCCAGTACATCACAG CCTGCTCTACAGTGTAAGTGGTGCACAAACTGTCCAGAGGGGGCCTGTATCAGCAGTTCTGTTAGCTGTACGTCTGAACATGACTGTCGGATCAACCAGAGAGAGATCTTCCTGTCCAGCAACTGCACTGAGACCAGCTGTGAGGCTTCTGACTGCCCCAAGTGTACTGCCTCAGGAAAATGCATGTGGACTCGCCAATTCAAACGTACAG GTGAGACACGGCGCATCCTGAGTGTGAACCCCACCTATGACTGGACGTGTTTCAGCTACGCCCTGCTCAACGTCTCACCAATGCAGGTGGAGTCTTCTCCCCCTATGCCGTGCCCTCCACCCTGCCACAGTCTCAATAATTGCAGCCTCTGTCTGGGCTCCAGAGGCTCTGATGGGGGCTGGCAGCATTGTGTGTGGAGCATGGCTCTGCAGCAG TGCATGAGCCCGTCTTTCGTGCCCTTGCGATGTGAGGCGGGTCAGTGCGGTCGTCTGCTCTCTGGGGCGGACTCTTGCTCTCCCCAGTGCTCCCAGCTCACACAGTGCTCCCAGTGCATTTCCAGGCCTCAGTGTGGCTGGTGTGCTACTCGGGAGGGCAATGGGGCTGGACGCTGCTTACAAGGAGGACTTGATG GTGTGAGTGAGGGCGTTTGCCCCCTGAGAAACAGCAGCTGGTCCTTCCTCCACTGTCCAGAGGAGGATGAGTGTGCCAACGGCCATCACCACTGCAACAGCACCCAGGACTGCCACGACCAACCCCAGGGATATCACTGCACCTGCAAACAGGGTTACATACTCAGCAG GGTTTCTGGTCAGTGTGAGCCAGTTTGTGCAGAAGGTTGTGTGAACGGGACGTGCGTGTCCCCAGGAGTTTGCCAGTGTCACTTTGGATTTGTGGGGGAAAACTGCTCCTCTCAGTGCAGCTGCAACAAACACAGCAACTGCGCTGGTGTCAGCAAACCAGATGTTTGCCTTGAGTGCCACAATAACACCATA GGTAAGCACTGTGAAAAGTGTAAGCCCCTGTTTGTGGGCTCTGCCAAGGGGGGCGGCACTTGTCGTCCATGTCGGGAGTTCTGCAGGGGAAACAGTGCTGTGTGTTTATCTGGAGATGAACTTAAGAAGGCCCTTGAGAATCCACGGCTCTTCCCTCTGGACCCCAACAGC ATTCAGAACTGGGTGTCTGAGGGTCCTACAGAAGAGCATGCTGTCTGTGTGAATTGCAAAAACAACAGCGTGGGGGACAAGTGTGAGAGCTGCCTCAGCGGCTTCTTCCTGCTGCCGGGGAAGTGTGAAAA GTGTCAGTGTAATGGCCATGCAGACACATGTAATGAACACGATGGTACAGGTTGCCCTTGccaaaacaacacagagacCTCCTCCTGTCTCAGCAGCCCTCAGAGTGACCGGAAAGACTGCTACAGGCAACAG TGTGCCAAGTGCAAAGACTCCTTCAATGGCACACCGGTGAATGGGCGTCAGTGCTATCGTCAGTTCAACGTTGACACCGAGTGCTGCTTTGACCCCACATCCCAGACCAACTGCTTCCATGATCCCACCATTCGCAACCTGCCCAAGGGGCgcactgtgtttttctctgcGCAGCCAAAGTTCACCAATGTGGACATTCGGGTCACCATTGATGTTACCTTTGGTGAGGTGGAAGTGTATGTGTCCAACTCTCATGACATCTTCATTGTGGATGTAGACCGAAACACAGGGATTCACACCATCAGGATCGAGGAAGAAGCAGTAACTCGGGGGACAACGACAGGTATAGATAAGGATTCACCTCCGTCCCCTATAAAGGTGCTTGCCAATGCCTCATCCAGTCTCGGGGGTCCCGTGCTCTCCAACAACCCCCTGCAACTGCAAGCAAAACCCTcaggggcagagagagaaattaCGGAGGCGCGGGCTGAAGGACTCATCACCTACATCACTGTGTGGAAACCACAGACAGTGCTGATTGTCCGAGGTGTTCGAGATCGTGTGGTCATTACCTTCCCCCATGAGGTGCACTCTCTGAAATCCAGCCGCTTCTACATCGCTCTGAGAGGTGTGGGAACTGCCGAGAGACAGGGAGAGTCCCAGGGCCTGCTGTTTCTGCGACAGGACCAAGCACACATCGATCTTTTTGTCTTCTTCTCAGTTTTCTTCTCCTGCTTTTTCCTCTTCCTGTCGGTCTGCGTCCTCCTATGGAAGGTTAAGCAGTTTCTGGACTTCCGTCGGGAGCAGCGTCGCCACATCCAGGAGATGACCAAGATGGCGTCAAGGCCCTTTGCTAAACTCACCATATACCTTGAGCCGGAAGAGCCTCAGCTCATCTACCTGCCTTCAGCtggtggaggggtggggggcagCACTGTATCGCTTGCTCATGCCCGCACAAGCAAGTTAGGAGGAGTGGTGGTGGGCCAGAGGGGCAGGGCAGGAGCTGTCTCCTACAAACATGACCCAGGCTCTGGACCCACAGCCCACCATCACCTCACCCTGGGTGGAGGGGGCAACGGTAGCCAGCACCTGCCGCTGCACTACTTGAACACCCACCACTATGCCAGTACCACATCTGGCACCCCGGCCTcacaccatcaccacccatCAACATACAGCGGCTACCAGCACTTTTGCCGCTCTGACCCCTTCCTCTCTCAGCTCATGGGATTTTCTTATTCCACCTTTAAGGTAGGGCCCATCACCCTAGAGCCCACAGATGACGGCATGGCTGGGGTGGCCACTGTCCTCCTCCAGCTGCCTGGGGGTGTCTTAGCTCCAAATCGGGCCTGTCTGGGCTCTGCACTGGTTACTTTGCGTCAGAACCTGCAAGAATACTGTGGCCATGGCAATGGAGGGGGGCACCCAGGGGCGGGAGCAGGGCGCAAGGGGCTGCTAGGGCATCAACACCTGACCACTATGGCTATGTAG